The proteins below are encoded in one region of Oncorhynchus tshawytscha isolate Ot180627B linkage group LG04, Otsh_v2.0, whole genome shotgun sequence:
- the c7a gene encoding complement component C7 yields MQTLNMKDRLSVPLICLSWLFFGMFSPSNCVDPVHCQWGSYGDWSECDGCTKTQSRTRAMVVYAQFGGSPCSGGATQTQPCETARGCPLKEGCGGRFRCRSGKCISQSMVCNGDQDCEEDNQDELKCGPDKTFPVCNNDKPPPNVEQLGLGFDSVTGKQRGSVINTKSYGGQCRTVFSGDNKVLYRLPQSTLRYNFEVKVQNDFSDEFYTSSWSYAKDVVKRETTTGTTTGFNNYDLHQTEKKNRNNHLLVVKNNVEVAQFQNHASGYLSLSEEFWKVLATLPTVYDYATYRMVVERFGTHYLSEGTLGGYFQALLSIDQETATQMGKVAWKYNECTRTKHRILFVSWTTEKCRNNKKEYTLHNPPSISRSDTVKKVDVEGGATAHIAALKALDLSTPGRNWDMYKNWAESVRTFPAVIKRKMRPLYELVKEVQCAGMKRLHLKRAIEQYLNERHPCRCQPCRNNGLVVMAGDKCSCICKPGTDGLACENGKEVEGQEGVIHGSWSCWSGWTSCSGGQRSRTRACSNPAPQRGGHHCNGEVRETTGCDDDQDLQYLQTMEPQCFDLTVPPKETCRSPPPLPNGYVLDPKDVYLVGSKIEYTCIEGYHLIGIRIAECTVALTWSTPSKECKSSRCHVPSLLNDVTGSPWQPTYDIGERIPLSCPEGRHIVGDKEIICDSSLHWSPDPNTITCSQAPKTLDHLDGPAGQCKPWEKLAKDKCICKMPYECTSSLQVCANNLENGRTNRLSVCKMHTLNCLGRSFNLSEDSACEWPTNTTSPCTDCQLWETCDGQTNRCRCKDWAECSDPGLSVCVRMGDDANSATQTLSECEAGLRRCKGEKVSVVSILPCSA; encoded by the exons ATGCAAACTCTCAACATGAAG gaTCGTCTGTCAGTCCCTCTGATCTGTCTGTCATGGCTCTTCTTTGGGATGTTCTCACCCAGTAATTGTGTGGATCCAGTGCATTGCCAGTGGGGATCCTACGGAGACTGGTCAGAGTGTGATGGCTGCACTAAAACACAG TCTAGGACTCGTGCCATGGTGGTATATGCCCAGTTTGGGGGGAGCCCATGCAGTGGAGGGGCCACTCAGACCCAGCCCTGTGAGACTGCTCGAGGCTGCCCCCTGAAAGAAGGCTGTGGAGGGAGGTTCCGCTGCCGCTCAG GGAAGTGTATCAGCCAGTCTATGGTGTGTAATGGAGATCAGGACTGTGAGGAAGACAACCAGGATGAACTGAAGTGTGGCCCAGACAAGACATTCCCTGTTTGTAACAATGACAAACCACCACCCAATGTTGAGCAACTAGGACTGGG GTTTGATTCAGTGACAGGAAAACAGAGAGGAAGTGTGATCAACACTAAGAGCTATGGAGGCCAGTGCAGGACTGTCTTCAGTGGGGACAACAAGGTCCTCTACAGGCTGCCCCAGAGCACTCTGAGGTACAACTTTGAG GTCAAAGTTCAGAATGATTTTAGTGATGAATTCTACACCAGCTCCTGGTCCTACGCCAAGGACGTAGTCAAGAGAGAGACAACGACGGGTACAACCACAGGATTCAACAACTATGACTTACATCAGACGGAGAAAAAAAACAGG AACAACCACCTGTTGGTGGTAAAGAACAACGTGGAGGTGGCTCAGTTCCAGAACCATGCCTCAGgatacctctctctgtctgaggagttCTGGAAGGTTCTGGCCACGCTCCCCACTGTGTACGACTACGCTACCTATAGGATGGTGGTGGAGAGGTTTGGAACCCACTACCTGTCTGAGGGGACCCTGGGTGGATACTTCCAAGCCTTACTCAGCATCGACCAGGAAACAGCCACACAGATGG GCAAGGTCGCGTGGAAGTATAATGAGTGTACCAGGACCAAACACCGGATTCTGTTCGTTTCATGGACAACCGAGAAATGTAGAAATAATAAAAAGGAATATACACTACACAACCCCCCAT CCATCAGTAGGTCTGACACGGTAAAGAAGGTGGATGTGGAGGGAGGGGCCACTGCACACATCGCAGCCCTCAAGGCTCTGGACCTCAGCACTCCAGGTAGAAACTGGGATATGTACAAGAACTGGGCGGAGTCTGTGCGGACCTTCCCTGCAGTCATCAAACGAAAG ATGAGGCCTCTGTATGAGCTGGTGAAGGAGGTGCAGTGTGCTGGGATGAAGAGGCTCCACCTGAAGCGTGCCATAGAGCAGTACCTGAATGAGAGGCACCCATGCCGCTGCCAGCCCTGCAGGAACAACGGCCTAGTGGTGATGGCTGGGGATAAGTGTAGCTGCATCTGTAAACCTGGGACAGACGGACTGGCCTGTGAGAACGGGAAGGAGGTGGAGGGGCAGGAGG ggGTGATACATGGCAGCTGGTCTTGCTGGTCTGGCTGGACTTCTTGCTCCGGAGGTCAGAGGTCACGAACACGTGCATGCAGTAACCCCGCCCCTCAGAGAGGCGGCCATCACTGCAACGGAGAGGTCAGGGAGACGACAGGCTGCGATGACGACCAAGATCTGCAATACCTCCA GACCATGGAGCCTCAGTGCTTTGACCTGACCGTCCCACCTAAGGAGACCTGCAGGAGCCCACCTCCTCTCCCTAATGGCTATGTCCTG GATCCAAAAGATGTGTATCTGGTGGGCAGTAAGATTGAATACACCTGCATAGAGGGCTACCATCTGATTGGAATAAGGATCGCAGAGTGCACTGTTGCTCTGACATGGAGCACACCTTCCAAAGAGTGCAAGA GCTCCAGGTGCCATGTCCCGTCCCTTCTAAATGATGTCACAGGCTCTCCCTGGCAGCCCACCTATGACATAGGGGAACGTATCCCACTGTCCTGCCCTGAGGGGAGACACATAGTGGGAGACAAAGAGATCATCTGTGACTCCAGTCTGCACTGGTCACCggaccccaacaccatcacatgTAGCCAGG CACCGAAAACGCTTGATCACCTTGACGGCCCAGCAGGGCAATGCAAACCATGGGAGAAACTTGCCAAAGACAAATGTATCTGCAAAATGCCTTATGAGTGCAC GTCTTCTCTACAGGTGTGTGCCAACAATCTTGAGAATGGTCGGACAAATAGACTGAGCGTGTGCAAGATGCACACCTTAAATTGTCTGGGAAGGAGCTTCAACCTGTCAGAGGACAGCGCCTGCGAGTGGCCAACCAACACAACTTCACCCTGCACCGACTGCCAGTTATGGGAGACTTGTGACG GACAAACAAACCGGTGTCG